AAAAGTAAATTGAATACTAGCTTATAAAAATTTTATTGACATATTATCATTAATTTGAGTTTAAACATGAGTCATGTGGtttaaactcatcaaattaatgGATCAGTTATTTGGGTTGCCTTTCATCACATCATCAGATAAAATCTTAGGCTGTGAAATTGCCTGAAAAATATTTCCTTTGATGTTGATGTGGCATTCAGTGCTTCCCTATTGTTACCAGATTAATATTGACACATAAAAATCCATGCTAAGAAATCAAGCTTCAACATTCCTGGCCAAGAAGTTAAGGAAAGATTAAACCTACCAGAGATTTCCAAGCAAAAGCTCTGTCAAAATTGCCTGAAAACATGAGCCTAACTCACGATATAATTTCTACATGGGTGTTTAATTTCCATTGCAAGTCCAGTAACCATCACCAAGGCTCAGTATTGTAACATAAAAGCCAATGCAGAACTACTGCTGCTAAGTCATCAGTGAGGCATGAAGACTTCCATAGGTGCCATTGGAGCTGACAGCATAAAACTCCCATGACTTATTATCTCTGATCACATATAAACCACGTAGAGATGCCTTCAGATGCAATTGATGCAAACCTTCAATTCTAACCTTcctttttcatgatttataatGAGAAACTCCTTACTATGTTCAAAAACTATACTAGTGGCAGTTTTTGTCAGGCATCAAAATCCGGCCCTAAAACAATGTCATCAATAACAAGGGGCACCACTACAGCTTGCTGGCTGGAAAAGCAGCAGGTGACTTCCTCGACTTCATCTCTACGACCTTTGATAACTTTTTCACTTCTTCCTTCCCAATGTGCCGCGGATGGCTCAGCCAAAGTCCTCCATCAACAACCATCGTAGTCCCGTTGATGTATTTACCTTAAACAAGTAGCAAATGAGGACAAATGTGAAATTTTGGCATTACATTGACAAATAGCAGGCCGATACAAGAAAAACTTCACAAAAATTGTTCAGTATTAAATAAAACATAAGATAGTCCCTCTCTATTGAGACATCTAGTGCGGTTAGTTCATTATTGCATAAGCGATGTTTCTCAGGTTTGAATCCATGTTTGAGTGTCTGATTAGTGTAATGAAAATTTCTGATTAATTAAAAAAACATAGGATCAAGAACAAGCTAAAAAATAGAACTTTTCAATAACAATCAGACACAATGAGCCCTACCAGTTGCCAGATTTTGATGGTAGATTTTCGTAGTACTACTAAGCTAGACTTTTCTGTTAAAAAATTGATGTGATAGGATAATGTAGAGCAACACTAGCTAAAGTGACAATGATGACAATATCAACTGAAAATATCTACCTTCGTAAACCCTGTTTACCAACTATTTGTTAACTTATGGTTCATGATGCTAATAATCCAAGGCATTGCACAGTTCATGACACTAAAGAGTCCAAATTTTAGCCAATGTAGGATGAAAAATAAGGTGTCAGTAAAAAACTCTGTTATTAATAATCAGTAATACTAACAACATCATAATGCATACAAACATATGCACCATATATTCACATCATACCGTGCAGTTCATCAACAAACTGCCAAGTGAACAAAACCACCAAAGGTGACTACCATATAATAGAATAAATTAAGCAGATTATCCACATATGATCTGTCAATGACCAAATGTTGGCAAGTCTAGAAAACTTTTCCCAAATGTACCCAAACCTCACCACAAATAGTTCTAAATACTGTCTGGTAAACAGGGACAATTTTCAAGCATCTGATGACCAACACCACCTGATGAAGCACCAATAGATACAAAAGAAAGGTACACGAGGAACTCTGCGACGTAAACAGATGGCTAGCAATACCAGGAGCAAATACAGAATGATTTACACTTCTTATCAAGGATTAGCATGGGCTCATCTTTGATCTGCATCTTTCCAATCCACTGAACCGTTTCGTCCAATCTACCCATTCCAATCCAATCTACATTTTTCTAAAGTCTAAGAAGGGTCAATGTACATAGTTTTATGCTTGTATGCAAAAAGCTGACTTTGAAATTTAAACCTTAGTCACCTAGATTGTAATTGAACAATCTTATCCTGGTGCCAAACCTTGTCTTCTCCAATTTACATTCCTTTACTGACATTAAAGCACGATCAAAATCTCATTTTTGATTCTTTGTCAATAGGTGAAAATATACACAGGCTGGTGAAGGGCAAATCGGCAACATAACGTGTATATATATCCTCACACAAGGTTGGAAACCCCATTCTTTCACTAGCCACACCCATTTTCCATCATACACAATGAAGATGGAAGTTCCCCATGATAATTTGCCACAAGGATATTCATTAGATGGCATTTTTTATGCACTTAGAAATAAGAATAACAATATTGGAGGATTTGAAAAAAAACAACTTATTATCAGCAACGAGAAAGTTCACAAACCTGCATCAGAAGCCAAATATAGTGCAGCCATTGCGATATCCCATCTCTCCCCCAGCTTATACAGAGGCCTGTATTCCCTAGACTTACTCTGCATTTCTCCTGGTGCAAGCTTCCTCATTCCAGGAGTGTCTCCTATTGGTCCTGGTGCAATACCATTGACCCTTATATCATAGTCAGTTCCCCATTCTAGGGCTAAAGACCTTGTGATACTGTCGACTGCTGCCTAGTGATAATAAAAGGGGCACAAGTTACAGGCAAGTGTACCAAATGCACCAAGAGCTGAAGTTTGTTTAACCATACCTTGGCTGCCGATGCATGGATCTGGTACCAAGCAGCTGTGTAGTGCAAAGTTGCACTTATGTTTAATATAAGGCCACCTGTAGATGGACCTTCTCCTCGTCCTCCCTTCTTCAGATGCTTTAGGGCTTCGTGACACATAGTGAATGTGCCTACTGAATCAATGTCTATCACTGGAAAATTCAAATGAAAGAAGCTTTGATTATTTAGCAGCCAGTATCTGTAAGAAATTCAAACTCAAAGCAATAAGAAACCATAAGCTATTAGAATGTCAATCATATTCAACAACGAATGCATTATGGTAAATGAGTTCTTAGAAGAATTACACGATAAATTTGATTTGTATGTATAAATGTTTGGGCGAAAGTCAGAAATGATCAAATCAAAGTATTGTACCCTCCAACATCCTGCAAGAAACACAGATACCTGTTCTAAAACCATTTGGTGATAAATCTTCTGGTGACACAAGAAAATTGCCTGCTGCCCCATTTACAAGAATATCAAGTTTTCCAAAATGCGTAGTTGTTTCTTCCAGAACCCTGGCTGCATCTTCCTGCTTACGAACATCTCCCTCAAGCCCAATTGCCTGTGATCATATCAAACAAAAAGGTTAGTGTAGTACAGACAATACACATGAGATCCATATTTCGAAAATTCATCAACCAAACTTGTAAGCCAATCGAGTTAACTCATCAAGATTTCGAGTTGATTTGCTGCCTAACTTGATTTGGTTGAAACTCAGAAACAAACTTGGTTGGAATTAATGAGCTTCTCAAACATAATCTGAGTTATCGAACTCATCTAAGTTAAAAAGGTTAACATCACACTGCTAGTTTCTTAATGAGGACAACATTATCAGGATGGTTGCTGGTTTATTAGGGCGTTTAGTGTATTAGGTTGAAATGATTCTCTGGTTCCATTTTGAGACAAAAAAGGCTGTAATTCTTTTGTTGAGGCTTCAAACCCTCGCCGATGATGCAAGTTAGGACATTCTTGTATATTATTTGAACTTTCTTCTATCTGTGCATAGTCAATCAATTTGTCAAAATAACTCAACCCAGATGACATTTGAGTAGAGCTCTTGAGCATTTGAACACTGATTGATCCAATCAAATAACATCGGCCCCTTCAAAATCACAGAATATGCTACATAATCAAAGACGAAAAAGAAACGCTTCCAAAGCTCTGAAGAGAACACATAAAGCAAagcaatttaacatgtcattaggGTAATCAGACACAGAGGAAAACATCAATTTCTCGTTCCGAGGACCGAATAGGAGCTCAGACACGAAAGTCCAGTGAAAGGTCGAATCTTTGTGGCAGAGCCGGCTCACCCGGATCCCCTCCGACCGGAGGGCGGCGACGGCCGCGTCGAGGACCTGGCGGCGACGACCCATGATGGCGACAGCGGCGCCATGCCTCCCAAACTGGGTGGAGATCTCCAAGCCGATCCCGGAACCGCCTCCCGTTACGACCGCCACCTTCCCCTTCAGGATATCCGCCTTGAAGGGAGACtccattttctctctctctcgctctctctctcgccTTTAGATGGCTGCCAACTCGCACTAATATTTCGGAATAATAGCCACAGATTTTTTACGGTCTCATTCCTAATGACTTATAAATATTACAAAAACACTCATAGACGGTAATATTATTATGCGACAAGAAAAAGTCGGTGGTGGAGAACTCGACCATTCTTGACTTGTTTATGGTTCGACTTAATATTAGAAATTTCTTAATACATTTGATATGCTTCCAATATCTGAAGTAGGTTCGATCTTCTTGATACACAAGTTAGGTTCGATGTATAGAGTTTTAGGGTTGACAAGCATCCATCGGGTTATTTTTTATAGTCGATTTGCATTTAGCCGCTAGTGGCATGAgagaatattttatataattaaaaatagttttaaatttttttatttgatggATGATAACATGATTTGATGATTGGGGATTTTATTCGTTTTTACACATTATGATACTAGATGTCAAGTCTTGATCCTATTGAAGGGACTAGTGAGTCATCGAGCATGTTTTTAATATTAAACCTCAGGAGAGCATAGTGAGCGATTAATGATGTCTAGCCCAAGGAGGATACATTAAGCGATTTTTTATGTTGAGTTTGAAGAGGACACATCTAACAACTTTCAAATACTTAGCCCGAGAAGGAAGCATCGGGCAACTCTTTGATGCTTAGCCCAAGAAGAATATATTAGGAGGATCTTTGATATTTAACCAGAGGaagatatatcaaataattttttatgcTTAGTTCAAAAAGAATGCACCAAGTAACTCCTTAATGCTTAGCCGGAGGAGGGAGCATTAAGCAGTTTTTTGATGGTTAGCTTAATGAGGGCACAATAGGTAGATCTTTGATGCTTAACCTACGGAGGGCACATCAAATAAATCTTTCTATACTTAGCTTGAGGAGGGCGCATTAGATAGATGTTTGATTATTAACTCGACGATGGTACATTGAGTAGATCTTTGATATTTGGATTGAGAAGGGCATATCGATAAATCCTTGATGCTTAGCCCAAAAGGAGTGCCTCAAGGAGATTTTTTATGCTTACTATAAGGAGAGAGTATCAAGCACTTATCAATGTCTATTCTAAGGACACATTAGGTAGTCTTTGATTCTTAGTTTGAAGAGAACATATCAGACAATTTAATGCTTAGCACAAAGAAAAAGCATTAGACAACTCTTTGCAGCTTAACTCAACGAGGATACATTGGGTAGATCTTTGATGCTTAGCCCACGAGAGTGCAATGAGTAGATATTTGACATTTAGCCTAAAGAGGGAACATATAGCATATTTTCAACATATGTTTCCATATTGCACTCGTTTTGAGGCTTGAATATTCAATTCACTATTCTATAGTATATTGCCTCTACATTCTTTAATCTAAAGAATTTGACCTTATAACATTATGTACCCTAGTCGGTAATAAAGGAAGTATACTCTTGATATTTCAAAGTTATCTTGATTTGGTTATAACCAGAAAAGGCATCCATGAATATATATTATCtaattttcattcttttttttaacAGAGTACAATATTTGCAATATGTGATGTGCCTCTTTAGCGTTTTCTAATGTGGTTATAGCGTATGCCTTATAgcttaaaaagttatattctctttAAGTTGGCCCCCAATAATAACATCAATTTATCTCTCGATTGATCCTTCGAACCAAGGTTATGGTTCTTAACACTTATGTAGGAAATGCTTTGGTCGGTGCATGAGTTGCTATATATGTTTTTTCAGTTAGAGACAAACTTCGGTATCATGCCCATGGTCCTGGTGGAATATATAATATTTCACTTTGTCCTGTCTTCCTAATGGAGACTTCATGGGACATGGCTCCCACAACAtcctcttttttattatttaaaaaaagatcTTCGTGTAAGATGCATAGAGTGGAATCAACTCTAAGAACAATTGTAAGGGTCCCTATAAGTCAGGTCCTCATTGTTGAGGTGACTTCAGGATCGAGGCTGGTCAATTTAGCTTCTTGCATTTGGATAATTCCTCACACTTGCTAAACATATCAGGGAGAGGTTGACTGTCTCTTAAGTAGAGACCAAATGTAGTGGTTGAGTCTTATACACATTGAATCATAACTAACATGCCAATGAAAatacaaataatatgtatatattacccttacttagtgatatgatttatgatatcTATGCTtcgtaaatatgataaatgatattcttatgttttttgtttttaaaGTTAGAAGCACAtacttttcaaaaatattattcttaGTATTCTACAAAATATTGGTTAAGTAtacataaatattaatatttactTTAAACATATTTTGTAGTGAAAAAGCACAGTCTTTCAATACAACAAACTTAAGTATGCTAGTGGATTTGAGTATGAGATTAAGTTATGGtaataagcatatatatatatatatagtgactaGAAGTGTCAATTGAATTATAATTGAccttaaataaatatgaaatctTAAATGAGTTTAACCATGATTGAAGCAAGAAAGTTTTGAGTTTTAAATATCATATATGTGGAGGATAATAAGCTAATTAGGCATGGATGGAGTAATGAAAAACTAAATAAAGATGCACATTAAATAAGAGTGTCATACTAAAAATGTTGAGATATATAAGTGAGATTGAAAGATGCATTTAGACAAAAATATATCATCTTTATCAAACCAAATTAGACTCAATTACAATTGTTACAACCTtataattttattagtaaaaaaataaaaaacttaaaataaagTCCAATGGGATTGAACCTTAGCCCTCAAACTAACCTCTAAGTACCTTTACCTTATTTTGATCTCATTCTCTTTACCAACCTGATAACCCATAACTCTTTCTCTCATTCTTCGGTCATTCTTTAAGCTTTTCTCAAAGAGATCAGGAAACCCCAACCGTAAGAAAGTTTAAGGTGTACCACTCCCAAACACTTTCGATCATTAAGGAACATGACCTTTTACTAACATTATTATTTTTGAGTTAAATTGAAtaagtataaatttaatttactataaactaatgattgtataaattatcatattgataatatattttgaaaagtaTATTTCGAATAATATGATTATCATGAGCTCTACATGAGCTAAATGTAAACAtatattttataagtataaaaatatatgaattatgataaaaatatattgtatGTATATATTACAACATGCAATATtggagtgcacatatatattatgacatgtgGTATaggagtgcatatatatattacgaTGTGTGATACACATATGTGCTACGACTTGTAGCgtaagaatatatatatgtattatgacGTGCAGTATGAGAATGTACATATATGCTATGACTTATGATATGAGAGTATAAGTATATGTTATGACTTGTGTAATAGGAGTACATATATGCACGTGCCATGTAGGAGTATATGTATATTGTAACACCCCTAATTAATTTCACATtgaaagtggacaagattaagattggcttataagggtctgatgagtatactactatcaaacttcagcttaagtattttggataGTGGTTTAGATTAAACGaaattgataggctagttagttcATTAGGCTCGggttgtgacatttggtatcagagccgacctagtatttgggcatggtgagggggctcgagtaggaaagggctactcgtagatggagtcagaggactcgtcacgacatggagccaccactaggctacacctcatatgcactatgctagggtctgatctgggttatgttgggccttgatgaggacgtcaagcctttgagtgagggtgattgtaacacccctgattaatcccacattgaaagtgggcaagattaagattgacttataagggtctgatgagtgtactattatcaaactttagcttaagtattttggtcagtggtttagaccaaacgaagttgataggctagttagcccatcaggctcgggtcgtgacataTATGTTAAGAAGTGTAGTGTAAGAGTACACATATATACTATGATGTGTGGTGTGGAGTACATGTATATGTTATAATATGGGGTATAGAAGTCTATGAATGTAATATGTAtcttatatatgcatataagcattttaaattattttaatgtagaattttatatttttttgtatatattatgtTGTAGGATTATGCTTTGTAAAGAAGTTATAGGATGATGTGTTTACTATTAAATGTCTTTTGCATATGATTTTGAAACGTTGTATACATGACATGATACATACTCATTTAAATAAAGTCATAAAggcataattatatttattgagtgATTATTtactataaattttattttataggtAAAGATACTAGTACCCTACTCAAGTTGTTGGGCAAGGAAGTGAGCACATGTAAGCCCATACTAGTGCATATATGAATGATGACAAGTTAGTTTTTTTATGTATATAACTTTTGGATATATTGTATAGATGTGTTTTTCTTTTGATGTTATAATTATATACAAGTGTCAAAATTACTATTTATAGGAGAAACCCTATTATTTTGCTTAGTAAATTGATATAtttcttttaaaattatttatatttttctttacactcctataaaaaaattagaaagtgATGACATTCTACTTTAGTTATGCATATAGGGTATGGATGGGGTTAGGAGTAGGGTGTTATatcaaaagaatcaaaataactCTAATTCAAACATGAATGGTTGAATGAGGACTAATAGGTGTGTGTTAGTAATTCCTCAAGTCTTGTTTGTGAATCTAGATACAAAATCTACTAGCGACTCCCTTCTCAACTTGGTGGATTAATTGTAGAGATGTAGTCGTATACTTGGGACATATATTCCCAATGAAACATTGCTCAAACTTGTTAGCAAGCTGAGCAAAAAAGACCGCCAAGAGTGTTCAAGGTGAGAATACCACTCGTGATGCCTCACAATATTATAGGAAATGTACAACACATCAAGGCATATGATCTATCATAGAGTGATATTTGAGCATGGAAAGTCACTATGTGTTCTATAGGATCTGCACCTCCATTGAACACTTCCAAGGTATGCAATCGAAAGCCTAAAGGGATCACTTCTTCTTGGATTTTCTGGATGAAAGGAGATTTAGCCAAAGCAAGCTCTATTAGTTTACCTTCTTTTGCATGATAGAATTCTCGACTCATGTCCTCTAAGTATAAGTCCATCCCTTGGATTTGCATTTATATGTTGTAGCCAGTGGAATTCACCGATTGAGCCTTTGATTCACATGTCACTAATTAGGAGCGATGAGGTCCATTAACTCAATCATAGGATATCATGGAGCAACGTTCACAGGATGATTAGTCGACTATGAGTGCTCTAGAGCAACATGGGTGTGGAGGGTGGGAGAGACCTAGCAGCTATTGAGGAATTGGACTTGTCACAAACTAAGCTAGTTGCGGGATAAGGGGATAACAAACTGCATCATCTCTATTAATGTCTAGACCTATTGGTTGAGGCATAGGATAACCTTCATGAGAACCATAATATAGGTGAGAGTTCCCAATAGGGAGAGAGACTAGAATCATTGAATAATTGTTGGTACTAAATGGGAGTCTATACGAAGGTTAAagaattgagaaaaaaaatcaaagaagatAAACTAGTTTAGGTGAAGATATACTATAGGTGAGAGATGTGATATCCCTAATAGACTACTCATTCGGAGTGTCAATGCAACAGTGCTCCTGCGATATGAAGGCTCTCCTTTTAGCACTAAAATGCTAGAGAAAAATTTGATGGTGGAGAATTGTTGGAGCAGCTCGATTTGATTCTAATCCGACTTGTGATAGGAGTTCCTTGCCCATCTAACATGCTCTTGATGTTTGTAGTGGGGTTTGACTTGCACTCAAGATCAATCTCAAGTTAGGGTCCTCGTTGTGATTCAATGAATACCTAAGTTAAGTCTAAAATAAGTTGAGTGGAGTTTTAAGGTAAGAAAGGTCAAATCTTGATATCCATGCCCCTAGGTTACCTTTTATCGTCAATATTCATTTGGTTACCAACTATAGTAGGAAATATTTTATGTTATAGAAAATACTccttaaatatttcatatttgtCGGTAGACATTgagatttttatcatttttaattaattaggacCTCAGGTAGGGTTCATAATTATGaatattagttatatatatatatatatatatgacagctATATTATACGAATATACTTAATATTTCTGATTGACAAGATTAAGTATATTCACATCCCACTCAATCTCTATAATGGCTATTAGATTTGGACTAGTACTCCTATAGATAATACTATTGCCTCAAGTAGTGCTTAATACTTATATTTGTCATTATCTAAATTATAAGGAGGATATGTGGCATCTTGGTGTACCTTACAAGGTTAAAAATTTTTATATCAAAATCTGAAAATATTCATTCGTTAAAAAttgatcggaaagatgttaacttaaaaatactttcgtaagcatgtaatgagaaagtagagtagtgagcaagtaaaatgatttgcagtaaaggtaaatagcaaagtaAAAGATAacaaaccgattttatagtggttcaatcattgtgatctacatccactctcgattcctcttcactcgaggctatcaACTTCCACtactagtcttccttcaatggacgaagaccaacgatccttttacaccccttttctccttttcactagtttaggagacaacattttacaagtactcactcctctctaaacataattctaaacttagaattagaggaggggatctctcaagtgattagtatagcattttcccacttttaaattctccatgcttgtgtgtgttaaccaaagatgagaatagtatttataggcctcaagtggattcaaacttgaagcctaaaagtgtctcatccctggatttcagggtactagtggtaccaccgtttgacaccctgccattgggcagtaccactgtccagactggcggtacgcctgacacaatctcaaagactGTGTCATAACGGTGACacatattgggtcactatttgggcttttcacttggcccaacacaatccaaacttgggcccaattggcccaattccaatccaattatatgctaattatgaattttaaggcatacactaagctaaataagtccgataaGTCTCGGttgcttccggcgagcttccaacgatcttccgatgaacttctaacgatctctcggcaatgttccaacgaactcctaataagctcctgaacttcacgacgatcttcttggcaagtttcgacgagcttctttggcaagctcttagacttcttgatcaattcctacaaaacttctaacaaactctcgaactcccaacgaaatctcattcttgactccgggacttcattttgctttatgccttgatagccatcgtagttaatcctacacactttaaacctatttcgatctagacaattattacaaagtctgaatcaaatattgtccggcatatcattggttcattgacgtttcatctgattcttcggcgcatcttcctctcttgcggccattgcccaatcggtcagttgacctccgtaactctaattttcttagcgtaatttttgcttttcttggcccgatgcccgaacccatggcccgaagccttttacagatatgtcgatcgatctttcggcccaacatgattctttcagctttaattgtctctccctgatcgaagcttcctatgtcactcaatccatagatcaaatcataaacactatcaattgattttatcatcaaaatcccatATTCAACACTATTATGTATTGCATTCTTACCCAACTTGTTGTCTAGTTTATAAACTTAATTCTGACTCTCTTacacatttttttttaatgtgttttGCATAAGTTTTTGGCAATTTGTGAGCAACCAAATAGGCAACAAATTTCAGTTTATTTTGGATTGGTATCAAGAATCTTGGCTATACGAACGATACGAACTTCACAAGAAGATCATTGGTAATATTTTTTGGTTTCTTTGGCTTAATCGAAATGATTATCAATATCATAGGTCTCAAAGTCGACCAATCTTAGTATGGTGAAAGTGGTTGCACTGACTATTAACTTACGTGATTTCGAGCTAGACGCATAGAGACCTTCACAGGGAAGAAAAGTTTCTGACCCATTATAACTTTTAAACTTCGATTACATTATTGAACATGATAGGTCATTTCACCCATATTTGTTTGATGTAAACATTCGGTACATGA
This Musa acuminata AAA Group cultivar baxijiao chromosome BXJ1-2, Cavendish_Baxijiao_AAA, whole genome shotgun sequence DNA region includes the following protein-coding sequences:
- the LOC135596540 gene encoding peroxisomal 2,4-dienoyl-CoA reductase [(3E)-enoyl-CoA-producing]-like, which codes for MESPFKADILKGKVAVVTGGGSGIGLEISTQFGRHGAAVAIMGRRRQVLDAAVAALRSEGIRAIGLEGDVRKQEDAARVLEETTTHFGKLDILVNGAAGNFLVSPEDLSPNGFRTVIDIDSVGTFTMCHEALKHLKKGGRGEGPSTGGLILNISATLHYTAAWYQIHASAAKAAVDSITRSLALEWGTDYDIRVNGIAPGPIGDTPGMRKLAPGEMQSKSREYRPLYKLGERWDIAMAALYLASDAGKYINGTTMVVDGGLWLSHPRHIGKEEVKKLSKVVEMKSRKSPAAFPASKL